From a single Sparus aurata chromosome 13, fSpaAur1.1, whole genome shotgun sequence genomic region:
- the LOC115594548 gene encoding P2X purinoceptor 7-like produces the protein MMSRDEDLELTLEGVAHMEMYCLDEGTLRLVRMTWNNIFALEDSQDVGSDNREFRFASYRRFTIWQDGHQRRGNCRPIPSCCVLRIWLNFPDPFANYTGYKEAPFRVPD, from the exons ATGATGTCAAGAGACGAA gatttggAATTGACTCTGGAAGGAGTGGCACACATGGAGATGTACTGCCTGGATGAGGGTACGCTGCGTCTGGTTAGGATGACGTGGAACAACATCTTTGCTCTGGAGGACAGCCAAGATGTGGGCAGTGATAACCGAGAGTTTCGGTTTGCTTCCTACCGGCGATTTACGATCTGGCAGGATGGGCATCAGAGAAGAGGGAACTGTAGGCCGATAccaagctgctgtgttcttcgtatctggttaaacttccctgacccctttgcaaactacacaggttacaaagaagctccatttagggtgcctgactga